In one window of Vibrio sp. JC009 DNA:
- a CDS encoding exonuclease domain-containing protein codes for MLKFFRQRDWLKELETTRKQCASKSLPDLVYEHLSAPLPDKSTPLDKLSYLVVDFETTGFDPDNCDIISMGWIEVSQMQVDFASSEHIYVSNSENINHQTAVVNHIVPQMVDTGVTLEEAVNLLLQKAQGKVLVAHGKVIEKSFLDFYARKELDIPELPLLWIDTLRFEQWRSLEKGTKFGQDNRLSSVRQQYNLPQYATHNALIDSIATAELLLAQIAHTYRDKKPEFGHLFKVSQ; via the coding sequence ATGCTGAAATTTTTCCGTCAGCGGGACTGGTTAAAAGAGCTCGAAACCACACGCAAACAATGCGCCAGCAAGTCTCTGCCGGATCTAGTGTATGAGCACCTTTCAGCACCGCTTCCGGATAAGAGTACGCCTTTGGATAAACTTTCCTATCTGGTGGTGGATTTTGAGACCACAGGGTTTGACCCGGACAATTGCGACATTATCAGCATGGGATGGATAGAAGTGTCACAGATGCAGGTGGACTTTGCCTCTTCTGAGCACATTTACGTCAGCAACAGTGAGAATATCAACCACCAGACCGCGGTGGTGAATCATATTGTTCCGCAGATGGTTGATACGGGTGTGACTCTTGAAGAAGCCGTTAATCTGCTGCTACAAAAGGCGCAGGGCAAGGTGCTGGTTGCGCACGGGAAGGTAATTGAAAAAAGCTTTCTGGATTTTTATGCCAGAAAAGAGCTGGACATTCCTGAACTGCCGCTACTCTGGATTGATACTCTGAGGTTCGAGCAATGGCGCTCGCTGGAGAAGGGCACTAAATTTGGCCAGGACAACCGTCTTTCTTCTGTCCGGCAACAGTATAACCTTCCTCAGTACGCCACTCATAATGCGCTTATCGATTCCATTGCAACGGCGGAGTTGTTACTGGCTCAGATTGCTCATACTTACCGGGATAAAAAGCCGGAGTTCGGGCATTTATTCAAGGTAAGTCAGTAA
- a CDS encoding ABC transporter ATP-binding protein — translation MNKLIELKGISYQRSNGQQCADALDFSLSKGDRVAITGSNGSGKSTLLQIILGLLQDVKGEVILFGNSCKSDKEFAKFRTRLGLVFQDPDDQLFSPTVIEDVCFGPINQGYNQKEAEEMSMKTLKDLGIEHLAHSVSYRLSGGQKRLAALASVLVMKPEVLLLDEPTNGLDDKNYQLFIDIVNRVNLPIILVSHDEKLRKTLTDTEYRLHEGKLILEQQPA, via the coding sequence GTGAATAAACTGATAGAGCTGAAAGGTATCTCCTACCAGCGTTCAAACGGACAACAGTGTGCCGACGCATTAGACTTTTCCCTGAGCAAAGGGGACAGGGTCGCCATTACCGGCAGTAACGGCAGCGGAAAGAGTACGCTTTTACAGATAATTCTCGGACTGCTTCAGGATGTGAAAGGTGAAGTGATTCTGTTCGGGAATAGCTGCAAGTCGGATAAAGAGTTTGCAAAGTTCCGCACCCGGTTAGGTCTGGTGTTTCAGGACCCGGATGATCAGCTGTTTTCTCCTACGGTGATAGAAGATGTCTGCTTTGGCCCCATCAATCAGGGGTACAACCAGAAAGAAGCGGAAGAGATGTCGATGAAAACCCTCAAAGATCTGGGTATTGAGCATCTGGCTCACAGCGTAAGTTACCGCCTTTCCGGCGGTCAGAAAAGACTTGCTGCACTGGCGAGTGTGCTGGTAATGAAGCCGGAAGTGCTGTTGCTTGATGAGCCCACCAACGGCCTTGATGACAAAAACTACCAGCTGTTTATCGACATAGTAAACCGGGTAAATTTGCCTATTATTCTTGTCAGCCATGACGAGAAACTTCGCAAAACGCTGACTGATACGGAATATCGTCTGCACGAAGGAAAACTGATTTTAGAACAACAACCGGCCTAA
- the cbiM gene encoding cobalt transporter CbiM codes for MHIVDGVLSMPVLAAGAAITIGGSYLGLRQLTDSKIPQAAVLAACFFVASLVHIPIGPSSVHLIFNGLIGLLLGWSAFPVVLIGLVLQAVFFGFGGILVLGVNTMNIAVPAVLVGVLLRPYMDKWSPSVVGFLAGFGSVFLTSLMVALVLVLSGDVFMNSASLVIIAHLPLAALEGVIFAFTLKLLKKSRPELMSVRG; via the coding sequence ATGCATATTGTAGATGGCGTACTAAGTATGCCGGTTCTGGCTGCCGGAGCCGCAATCACTATTGGCGGATCATATCTCGGTCTGCGCCAGCTCACTGACAGCAAGATCCCACAGGCAGCAGTACTTGCAGCATGTTTCTTTGTGGCTTCTCTGGTTCATATTCCCATCGGGCCTTCCAGTGTTCACCTTATATTTAACGGATTGATCGGTCTTCTGTTGGGCTGGAGTGCTTTTCCCGTAGTTTTGATTGGTCTTGTTCTTCAGGCTGTATTCTTTGGCTTTGGTGGAATCCTGGTGCTTGGCGTCAACACCATGAATATTGCCGTTCCGGCGGTTTTAGTTGGTGTGCTTCTCAGACCTTATATGGATAAATGGTCACCTTCAGTGGTTGGCTTTCTGGCTGGCTTTGGCTCGGTATTTCTTACCAGCCTGATGGTTGCACTGGTGCTTGTACTGTCCGGTGATGTATTTATGAATAGTGCTTCTCTGGTTATTATCGCCCACTTGCCGCTGGCTGCACTGGAAGGTGTGATTTTCGCGTTTACATTAAAATTGCTTAAGAAAAGTCGCCCGGAACTAATGAGTGTCCGGGGTTAA
- a CDS encoding ABC transporter permease, which translates to MLLPLIIINLLLLAFFAPEVLSSQDATISYALFAGLTIFLVLILVRSRRREAAQIPGTSSATTLMLKKLKRDKAAMGGLIVVTILAYAAILAPFIVPVDPLTIDWGALSQGPSSAHWLGTDDLGRDTLSRTIYGTRIALGIGLLAVLLNTAMGTTLGLLAGYYGGKTDNVIMRSLEFWNAIPFILMAIALMAALGTGLFNLVLVVSLTGILEFARIIRGDSLLLRGADYVNAARVMGIPDSQIIRRHILPNCLAPTIVMATLRVGETILTIAGLSFLGLGVQPPTPSLGAMLASGQQFLHQNISMSLVPGTVILLIVLAFNLFGDGLRDALDSKITH; encoded by the coding sequence ATGTTGTTACCTTTGATTATTATCAATCTGTTGTTACTGGCTTTTTTTGCTCCCGAAGTATTGAGTAGTCAGGATGCGACTATCTCTTATGCGTTGTTTGCCGGTTTAACCATTTTCCTGGTACTTATCTTAGTGCGAAGCCGTCGCCGTGAAGCGGCCCAGATCCCTGGTACAAGTTCAGCAACTACGCTGATGCTGAAGAAGCTTAAGCGCGATAAAGCGGCTATGGGCGGCCTTATTGTCGTTACTATTCTGGCTTATGCTGCCATTTTGGCGCCGTTTATTGTGCCTGTAGATCCGCTGACGATTGACTGGGGCGCACTGTCTCAGGGACCAAGTTCTGCCCACTGGCTGGGTACCGATGACCTTGGCCGTGATACCTTATCCCGCACCATTTACGGAACCCGTATTGCACTGGGCATTGGCCTGTTGGCGGTACTTCTGAATACCGCAATGGGGACAACCCTTGGTCTGCTTGCCGGTTACTACGGCGGGAAAACCGATAACGTTATTATGCGCTCTCTGGAGTTCTGGAATGCGATTCCGTTTATTTTGATGGCGATTGCTCTGATGGCGGCACTGGGAACTGGGCTATTTAACCTTGTGCTGGTGGTGAGCCTGACCGGTATTCTTGAGTTTGCCCGTATTATCCGTGGTGACTCGCTTCTGCTTCGTGGTGCTGACTATGTTAACGCCGCGCGCGTGATGGGTATTCCTGACAGCCAGATTATCCGCCGTCATATTTTGCCTAACTGCCTGGCACCGACCATTGTTATGGCAACTCTGCGTGTGGGTGAAACCATTCTGACCATTGCCGGCCTGTCCTTCCTTGGTCTGGGCGTGCAACCGCCAACGCCAAGCCTTGGCGCTATGCTGGCAAGCGGACAGCAGTTCCTGCATCAGAATATCTCCATGTCTCTGGTCCCTGGTACCGTAATCCTGCTGATCGTTCTGGCCTTTAACCTGTTTGGTGATGGCTTGCGTGATGCGCTTGACTCAAAAATTACTCACTAG
- a CDS encoding sirohydrochlorin cobaltochelatase, with protein MKRLRHYTQGTAIVLSCFGSVVEQKRYNELQRKVEERYPNCEVRIAVSSRMVTKKLAASGEEYLNLPSVLAALDLEGYQRILVVSCYLFPTDEHKQVELIVEGFRNFSLSAIEYTPAIIHHTHRANDLLSALNGRFETGSDINLFIHHGAPYLDNAGHQAISYCDTLLSQLSEKNISCSLEGAMPFDLLVTALKRRIEQGESDAKPQLRIIPMLLVSGNHFIKDMTEIKAQLSELCDVAIAEGEKGEAFNLLSLPELTDIIFTQIEQGLVRLKTPPEEC; from the coding sequence ATGAAAAGATTAAGACATTACACTCAGGGAACCGCGATAGTACTGAGTTGCTTTGGCTCAGTGGTTGAACAGAAACGTTACAACGAACTGCAGCGCAAAGTGGAAGAGCGCTATCCGAACTGCGAAGTGAGAATCGCTGTGAGTTCGCGCATGGTAACCAAAAAGCTGGCAGCAAGCGGTGAAGAGTATCTGAACCTGCCGTCTGTGCTTGCGGCGCTGGATCTGGAAGGCTATCAGCGCATTCTGGTGGTTTCCTGCTATCTGTTCCCGACAGATGAACATAAGCAGGTAGAGTTGATTGTTGAGGGTTTCCGAAACTTCTCGCTTTCCGCTATCGAATACACTCCGGCGATTATTCACCATACGCACAGAGCGAATGATCTGCTTTCTGCGCTAAACGGACGCTTTGAAACCGGCAGTGATATTAACCTGTTTATCCATCACGGTGCACCATATCTGGACAACGCCGGGCATCAGGCAATCAGCTACTGCGATACTCTGCTTTCACAGCTTTCAGAGAAAAACATCTCCTGTTCACTGGAAGGCGCAATGCCGTTCGATCTGCTTGTAACGGCTCTGAAGAGAAGAATAGAGCAGGGTGAAAGCGATGCTAAACCTCAGCTAAGAATCATCCCAATGCTGCTGGTATCGGGTAATCACTTTATCAAAGATATGACAGAGATTAAGGCTCAGCTTTCCGAGCTTTGTGATGTGGCAATCGCAGAAGGTGAGAAGGGTGAAGCGTTTAACCTGCTTTCTCTGCCTGAGCTGACGGATATTATCTTCACTCAGATTGAGCAGGGACTGGTAAGACTGAAAACTCCGCCAGAGGAGTGTTAA
- a CDS encoding ABC transporter substrate-binding protein — MKRIFTKVTCALMLAGSFAVNAADKVLKIGLTQDPTNLNPVLMQGVYAESLAGNMFDTLIGFKESAKKAEPLLAESWDISEDGKTYTFHLRKGVKFHNGQPLTSEDVKYTFEITLDEKNASPNREFLKPIQAIETPDAHTVVLKLDAPSAPFLLALANPTLGILPAKALKEMGMEGFDRNPIGTGAFKFVEMVPDDHITLEKNKDYFVAEPKLDKVVFRPIPKLEVMSAELQAGGIDIAFELLPQDLQRLENDGLNIQSVPGLTLRYIGFSTKNLPFSDVRFRKAVYHAVPFEQAIPGIFKGAGERAYSWIPVGVVGDDIEYMKSKALNFDMKKAQELIAEMKADGTLKDGFEFDIYSPGDPARKQVATVLSTQLRSLGLTVNVQTPEWSSLFPKLKAGDCDMYVMGWGSVPDPDRWTYRLFTPDSTMNFSKYDNAEVTAALEKGRTLSDPAARAQAYQTAMRQALTEDYIHIPLVWLKTVTGTSAKVKDFTPSPQKYIHLVTWERNVDLAD, encoded by the coding sequence ATGAAAAGGATATTCACGAAAGTGACGTGCGCACTGATGCTGGCGGGCTCTTTTGCCGTAAATGCTGCTGATAAAGTGCTTAAGATAGGTCTGACTCAGGACCCGACTAACCTCAACCCTGTACTGATGCAAGGCGTATACGCAGAATCCCTTGCCGGTAATATGTTTGATACCCTGATTGGCTTTAAAGAGAGCGCTAAGAAAGCTGAGCCTCTTCTTGCTGAATCATGGGACATTTCTGAAGATGGTAAAACTTATACCTTCCATCTGCGCAAAGGCGTTAAATTCCATAACGGGCAGCCTCTTACTTCTGAAGATGTAAAATACACTTTTGAGATTACTCTTGATGAGAAAAACGCTTCTCCTAACCGTGAATTCTTAAAACCAATTCAGGCTATTGAAACACCTGATGCGCACACTGTTGTGCTAAAGCTTGATGCGCCATCGGCTCCTTTCCTGCTTGCACTGGCAAACCCGACTCTGGGTATTCTGCCTGCGAAAGCGCTGAAAGAGATGGGTATGGAAGGTTTTGACCGTAACCCAATTGGTACCGGTGCATTCAAATTTGTTGAAATGGTTCCGGATGACCACATCACGCTTGAAAAGAACAAAGACTACTTTGTTGCTGAGCCTAAGCTGGACAAAGTGGTATTCCGTCCGATCCCTAAACTGGAAGTCATGTCTGCTGAGCTTCAGGCTGGTGGTATTGATATCGCATTCGAACTTTTGCCTCAGGATCTTCAGCGTCTTGAAAACGATGGCCTGAACATTCAGAGCGTTCCTGGTCTGACGCTTCGTTACATCGGTTTCTCAACTAAGAACCTTCCGTTCTCTGACGTAAGATTCCGTAAAGCGGTATACCACGCAGTGCCATTTGAGCAGGCGATTCCGGGCATCTTTAAAGGTGCAGGCGAACGCGCTTACTCATGGATCCCTGTTGGTGTCGTGGGCGATGACATTGAATATATGAAGTCAAAAGCGCTGAACTTCGATATGAAGAAGGCTCAGGAGCTGATTGCTGAAATGAAGGCAGACGGCACGCTGAAAGATGGCTTCGAGTTTGATATCTACTCACCAGGCGATCCGGCTCGTAAGCAGGTGGCAACAGTACTGAGTACTCAGCTACGTTCACTTGGCCTTACTGTAAATGTTCAGACTCCTGAGTGGAGCAGCCTGTTCCCTAAACTGAAAGCAGGTGACTGTGACATGTACGTAATGGGCTGGGGTTCTGTGCCAGATCCGGACCGCTGGACATACCGTCTGTTTACGCCAGACTCTACGATGAACTTCTCAAAGTATGACAATGCTGAAGTCACTGCTGCACTTGAAAAAGGCCGTACGCTGAGCGACCCGGCTGCACGTGCACAAGCGTACCAGACTGCAATGCGTCAGGCTCTGACTGAAGACTACATCCACATTCCGCTGGTGTGGCTGAAAACTGTGACAGGCACAAGCGCGAAAGTGAAAGATTTCACTCCATCACCACAGAAGTATATTCACCTGGTGACCTGGGAGCGTAATGTAGACCTAGCTGACTAA
- a CDS encoding carboxypeptidase-like regulatory domain-containing protein, which produces MTKLLSKFAGLMLLILCTLSVSLSAYAHKIRMSVYPEESYIEGEVYFVGGANPAGAGVKVQLLKDGKVVGTAVADEEGFFTIDPVVPDSYSVRGDGGQGHVAYYELCTIFLAG; this is translated from the coding sequence ATGACTAAGTTATTATCAAAATTTGCCGGTTTAATGCTTCTTATTTTATGTACTCTAAGTGTGAGTTTATCGGCTTATGCTCACAAGATCCGTATGTCTGTGTATCCGGAAGAAAGTTATATCGAAGGTGAGGTTTATTTTGTTGGCGGTGCTAATCCAGCCGGGGCTGGCGTTAAAGTTCAGCTATTGAAAGACGGTAAAGTTGTCGGTACGGCAGTTGCTGATGAAGAAGGCTTCTTTACCATAGATCCTGTAGTGCCGGATTCCTATTCAGTTCGTGGCGATGGTGGTCAGGGCCACGTTGCTTACTATGAACTATGCACGATATTCTTGGCGGGATAG
- a CDS encoding Wadjet anti-phage system protein JetD domain-containing protein, with product MKLNPYLTKIEQGDTINLDRFIDCLPYSDPQEWRKIYQAVRVRGGYQLTIIDSDRHQALYLPELTDRVSASGLGRSHDFSCSFAHILVLNQHCYSQIPFVVVSDADGFKTQGKLVGKCAVIIENCENFYRFRKFLSAIGQSDLADSCDIFFGAGNQICDRLNLAFLSQYDVIYCAQDVDLGGLITYQTLKNALPQCQWLAPADWEIHRNKFQLAPKNANQLAKAIKLARELKLTQEADLMNQTRAFLEQEALLPELTQD from the coding sequence ATGAAACTCAACCCATACCTGACCAAAATAGAACAGGGCGACACTATAAACCTCGACCGTTTTATAGATTGTCTTCCATACTCAGATCCCCAGGAGTGGCGAAAGATTTATCAGGCCGTACGTGTACGTGGCGGTTATCAATTAACCATCATTGATAGCGACAGGCACCAGGCTTTATATTTACCGGAACTGACGGACAGAGTCAGCGCGTCCGGTCTTGGGCGCTCTCATGATTTTTCCTGTAGCTTCGCGCATATTCTGGTATTAAACCAGCATTGTTATTCTCAGATCCCGTTTGTGGTTGTTTCTGATGCTGACGGGTTTAAAACGCAAGGGAAGCTTGTTGGAAAGTGTGCAGTGATCATCGAAAACTGTGAAAACTTTTATCGTTTCCGGAAGTTTTTGTCGGCAATTGGGCAGTCGGATCTGGCTGATAGTTGCGATATCTTTTTTGGGGCAGGCAATCAGATTTGCGACCGCCTCAATCTTGCGTTTTTATCTCAGTATGACGTTATTTATTGCGCCCAGGATGTCGATTTAGGTGGCCTGATAACCTATCAAACTTTAAAGAACGCCCTTCCTCAATGTCAGTGGCTGGCTCCTGCTGACTGGGAAATTCATCGCAATAAATTTCAATTAGCGCCTAAAAACGCAAACCAGTTAGCTAAGGCGATTAAACTCGCGCGGGAGCTGAAACTCACTCAGGAAGCCGATTTAATGAACCAGACCCGCGCCTTTCTGGAACAGGAAGCCCTGCTACCGGAATTAACACAGGATTAA
- a CDS encoding ABC transporter permease: MLNYALRRLLLLIPMLIFVSIFVFAIIKLTPGDPSAMLLGDQATEEAIAAVHEKYALDKPLPVQYFKMMQNFFTGELQSIFYKDNVLSFVLARMPATLELGFLALLIAVVVSIPVGIISAVKRNSWFDYTAMSLAMFGVSIPVFFSGILLIYFFAVYLKVLPASGYGGHFWTVEGFRHMILPALSLSFVLMASTTRLTRSAMLEVIHQDYIRTARAKGVSERMVVLYHAFRNALIPITTNIGNQIARLFAGAVLTETVFAWPGVGRLAVNAIFRRDEPMVFGCVLLMAIVYVVVNLIVDLIYGLMNPQIQYD; encoded by the coding sequence GTGCTAAATTACGCATTAAGACGATTGCTGCTCTTAATACCTATGCTGATTTTTGTCTCCATTTTTGTATTCGCCATTATCAAGCTAACGCCGGGTGACCCTTCGGCAATGCTGCTTGGCGATCAGGCGACAGAAGAAGCCATCGCAGCGGTTCACGAAAAATACGCGCTGGATAAGCCGCTTCCGGTTCAGTATTTCAAAATGATGCAGAACTTCTTTACCGGAGAGCTGCAGTCTATTTTCTACAAAGATAACGTACTCTCGTTTGTTCTGGCCCGTATGCCTGCAACTCTGGAGCTCGGTTTTCTTGCCCTGCTTATCGCCGTTGTGGTTTCCATTCCGGTGGGGATCATCTCTGCGGTAAAACGTAATTCCTGGTTCGACTACACGGCCATGTCTCTGGCGATGTTCGGTGTCTCTATCCCGGTATTTTTCAGCGGTATCCTTTTAATCTACTTCTTCGCAGTTTATCTGAAGGTGCTACCGGCTTCGGGTTATGGCGGACATTTCTGGACGGTGGAAGGCTTCCGTCACATGATCCTTCCTGCGTTATCGCTCTCTTTTGTTCTGATGGCCTCAACCACGCGTCTGACCCGTTCAGCCATGCTGGAAGTTATCCATCAGGATTACATCCGTACTGCGCGTGCTAAGGGCGTAAGTGAAAGAATGGTGGTGCTCTACCACGCATTCCGCAATGCGCTTATCCCGATTACCACCAATATCGGTAACCAGATTGCACGCCTGTTCGCCGGTGCGGTATTAACGGAAACCGTATTCGCCTGGCCGGGTGTCGGCCGTCTTGCCGTGAATGCTATCTTCCGCCGAGATGAACCAATGGTATTTGGTTGTGTACTGCTGATGGCGATTGTTTACGTCGTGGTTAACCTGATTGTTGACCTTATCTACGGCCTGATGAATCCACAGATTCAGTACGATTGA
- a CDS encoding putative nucleotidyltransferase substrate binding domain-containing protein has product MSETLIPNIELFISAIDPFSRLPQALLDRVTSTIKIIYLAKDEVIPPAKSEDDKYLYIVRTGAVEQRLSDGALRGRLEEEDVFGFSLFSDSETRYEVKAMDNSLLYLVPSETIYHIQQQYPEYAEHFTAKPEDRIRSAVESTWSDLNSSSFFNTVGQVASQRFTQVEQNKSIRELAQIMREEKTRCAMILDNGQLTGVMTDADMTYRVVAENLDTDQPIHSIMSPAPTTISPDQTVFEAAIAMMEQHIKHLPVVKDGQVIALLSLHQLFQNHRMQAIYLIDKIKKSRNEEELASFMHERDRIFQELANDKVPADLISTILSTIMDAVNQRLIDIAIERLGPAPCEFAWIVSGSHARKEAHILSDQDSGIIMSNGATPGDKFYFRHLAMIVTKGMAQCGYELCSGKFMAVTPKWCQPLSVWQEYYKKWIKSPEYERLLNLSVFLDIRVIYGKKEFGDTLSQGFKEMTSQRHFLAKLIRDAAENRTPLGVFHNLVLTKNENNEKALNIKRYGINIIVDLARIFALSAKSDACNTRERLIEAHKADLITEATLKNVLSAYNFLNSFRYSYQVDRLNKGEIPDNNINPDYFGSFERKHIKDAFRLIDDWQQSAKMRFN; this is encoded by the coding sequence ATGTCTGAGACACTGATACCTAATATTGAACTCTTTATTTCGGCAATTGACCCTTTTAGCAGGCTGCCTCAGGCACTGCTGGATCGCGTTACTTCAACAATCAAAATCATCTATCTGGCAAAAGATGAAGTCATTCCTCCGGCAAAATCGGAAGATGACAAGTATCTGTACATTGTCAGAACCGGTGCGGTGGAGCAGCGGTTAAGTGATGGTGCGTTAAGAGGGCGACTGGAAGAGGAGGATGTATTTGGTTTTAGTCTGTTTTCCGACTCTGAAACCCGCTATGAAGTAAAAGCGATGGATAACTCTCTGCTGTATCTGGTGCCTTCAGAAACCATTTACCATATTCAGCAGCAGTATCCGGAATATGCCGAGCACTTTACCGCGAAGCCTGAAGACCGGATTCGTTCAGCGGTTGAATCTACCTGGAGTGACTTAAATAGCAGCTCCTTTTTCAATACGGTGGGGCAGGTAGCCAGTCAGCGCTTTACTCAGGTTGAGCAGAATAAATCTATCCGCGAACTTGCTCAGATTATGCGGGAAGAGAAAACCCGTTGTGCCATGATACTGGACAACGGGCAGCTTACCGGTGTAATGACGGATGCCGATATGACCTACCGGGTCGTTGCCGAAAATCTGGATACGGACCAGCCCATTCACAGCATAATGAGTCCGGCACCTACCACTATTTCCCCTGACCAGACCGTCTTTGAGGCGGCAATTGCTATGATGGAGCAGCATATTAAGCACCTGCCAGTGGTGAAAGATGGTCAGGTAATTGCACTGCTTTCCCTGCATCAGTTATTTCAGAATCACAGAATGCAGGCGATTTATCTGATCGACAAAATTAAGAAATCCAGAAATGAGGAAGAGCTTGCCAGCTTTATGCATGAGCGTGACCGGATTTTTCAGGAACTGGCGAATGATAAGGTTCCGGCGGATCTGATTAGCACGATTCTGAGTACCATTATGGATGCGGTGAACCAACGTCTTATCGATATTGCCATTGAACGCCTTGGGCCTGCACCCTGCGAATTTGCCTGGATTGTTTCCGGATCTCATGCCCGCAAAGAAGCGCATATTCTTTCCGATCAGGACAGCGGCATCATTATGTCTAACGGTGCCACGCCAGGTGATAAGTTCTACTTCCGTCATCTGGCGATGATAGTGACAAAAGGCATGGCTCAGTGTGGTTACGAGCTCTGCTCCGGCAAGTTTATGGCTGTGACGCCAAAGTGGTGTCAGCCATTGTCGGTATGGCAGGAGTACTATAAAAAATGGATTAAAAGTCCGGAATATGAGCGCCTGCTGAACCTGAGTGTATTTCTGGATATCAGAGTCATCTACGGTAAAAAAGAGTTTGGTGACACCCTTTCACAGGGTTTTAAAGAAATGACGTCACAGCGTCACTTTCTTGCTAAGTTGATCAGAGATGCCGCTGAAAACCGGACACCTTTAGGCGTATTCCATAACCTTGTATTAACCAAAAACGAGAACAATGAGAAAGCGTTGAATATTAAGCGTTATGGGATAAATATCATTGTAGATTTAGCCCGTATATTCGCTTTGTCTGCAAAATCGGATGCCTGTAATACGCGCGAAAGGCTGATTGAAGCTCATAAGGCTGACCTGATAACAGAAGCCACATTAAAAAATGTTCTCAGTGCCTATAATTTCCTGAACAGTTTCCGCTATTCCTATCAGGTTGACCGCCTGAATAAAGGCGAGATCCCGGACAACAACATCAACCCGGACTACTTCGGCAGTTTTGAGCGCAAACATATCAAGGATGCATTCCGCCTTATTGATGACTGGCAGCAGTCGGCCAAAATGAGGTTTAACTGA
- a CDS encoding O-acetyl-ADP-ribose deacetylase → MTNIRILQGDITRASVSAIVNAANSRMLGGGGVDGAIHRAAGPKLLEACYQVPEVNGVRCPAGEARITPAGDLNADYVIHTVGPIYHSDPSPAETLASAYRSSLYLALENGCDSVAFPAISCGVYGYPLHEAAQISLDVCRESKFKDIDIYFYLFDHEINQVWQKAYGYSDE, encoded by the coding sequence ATGACCAATATCCGAATTCTTCAGGGGGACATTACCCGCGCAAGTGTCAGCGCGATTGTGAATGCTGCAAACTCCAGAATGCTGGGGGGAGGCGGTGTTGATGGTGCCATTCACCGGGCGGCGGGACCTAAGCTGCTTGAGGCCTGCTATCAGGTTCCGGAAGTGAATGGGGTGCGTTGTCCGGCTGGAGAGGCTCGGATCACTCCGGCGGGTGATCTGAATGCCGATTATGTGATTCATACTGTCGGGCCGATATATCATTCCGATCCGTCTCCGGCAGAAACTCTGGCTTCGGCTTACCGCTCTTCACTGTATCTGGCTCTGGAAAATGGGTGTGATTCTGTTGCATTTCCGGCTATTTCCTGTGGGGTGTATGGTTATCCGCTGCATGAGGCGGCTCAGATTTCTCTGGATGTTTGCAGGGAGTCTAAGTTTAAGGATATCGATATTTATTTTTATCTTTTTGATCATGAGATTAATCAGGTTTGGCAGAAAGCCTACGGTTATTCGGATGAGTAG
- a CDS encoding energy-coupling factor transporter transmembrane component T, with protein MIEGVLSGNVKAGSAEYGLAHTRILLAIFMIVAIVLSANPLSFAGYFILACLLWLKSPMGFATGLKRLLIIDSVVLLTILPLPFNYVGDQVIHWGPLVLSEPGVVKAQEIFFKASLSAMLMMTQCSGISGLELTKALCVLRVPTKFILLLQFSIRYISVMQQEIASIRSGMKARGLGCGPRLHVWRSYGYMFGMLLVRALARADRIWLAMKCRGYSGHFPVSKGEQSQLFDRSAMLFLFLTLVVFSMDILAVWPVR; from the coding sequence ATGATAGAAGGGGTTTTATCAGGCAACGTAAAAGCGGGCAGTGCTGAGTATGGACTAGCACATACCCGGATCCTGCTGGCGATATTTATGATCGTCGCTATTGTGCTGTCTGCTAATCCGCTCTCTTTTGCTGGTTACTTTATTCTTGCCTGTCTGCTCTGGCTGAAAAGTCCTATGGGCTTTGCCACTGGCCTGAAGCGCCTGCTTATTATCGATAGCGTTGTACTGCTTACCATTTTGCCTCTGCCTTTCAATTACGTCGGCGATCAGGTGATTCACTGGGGGCCTCTGGTACTTTCAGAGCCGGGAGTGGTTAAGGCGCAGGAGATCTTTTTCAAAGCTTCGCTTTCCGCCATGCTAATGATGACGCAGTGCAGCGGTATTTCCGGACTGGAACTGACTAAAGCGCTTTGTGTGCTCAGAGTGCCGACTAAGTTTATTCTGCTGCTGCAGTTTAGTATCCGCTATATCAGTGTGATGCAGCAGGAGATAGCAAGCATCCGCTCTGGAATGAAAGCACGCGGTCTGGGATGCGGCCCAAGGTTACATGTCTGGCGCAGCTACGGCTATATGTTTGGTATGCTGTTGGTAAGAGCGCTGGCACGGGCAGACCGTATCTGGCTTGCCATGAAGTGTCGTGGATACAGTGGTCATTTTCCCGTATCAAAAGGAGAACAGAGCCAGTTATTTGATCGCTCAGCAATGTTATTTCTGTTCCTGACGCTGGTGGTTTTCTCGATGGATATTTTGGCTGTCTGGCCCGTTAGATAG